Sequence from the Erythrolamprus reginae isolate rEryReg1 chromosome 2, rEryReg1.hap1, whole genome shotgun sequence genome:
GCTCAAGAAATACAGCTTGCTAAGCATTATGAAGAAGTGTAAGTAGTTTCTGAAGCTGACTTGTGAAATATATACAGTGAAATATATTATGAATGCTTAGAAATTTGCAGGATTATTCCCAAATCTATGAACTAATTTATCAAACTGAGAACAACTGTGTGATTGTTctaaataacaagaaaaacatCTCTTAGAGAAGTAACAAAgtttaataacagaaaaaaactaTATTGCTTTTGTTAAATGCCATATTTTGCCTGTAGGGGGAGGTGTCCACCAGTGTTCCTTTTCAAATAAACCATAATATGAAGTCCTCTTTTTCAACCTTGAATTTTTTGACTGAATTCCAGCTACGGCTTAATGATTTGATATGCCTTTTCTGAATTCAGTATAATGTCCCATTTCATTGCATTTCTCTCTGTGTTGCAGCTAACACTCCAGATTCTAACCAGATTACtaaaatgcctttttaaaagtaaacattttgAGTTATTGCAATATCCTAGCTCTGTTTTAAAGATCTCAATATTCCTGTTCAAAAGGCAATTGCAGAATTTTGATCTGTAGTCCAATGTTTCCCTATTGTAGTTTCTTGCTTCCATAATTTACAATCTGTAGAAAACCTGCTGACTGAATTTGAAGAAGATAGTTGCATCCTATAAAATTGTTTCTCAGTGGCTGATACCATAAAGTACTATCTGTACAGGTGTACAAATAAGTATGTTATTGGCAACTTTTCTTTCACACCATATACCTTGACATTTATATTTTCACAGGAATTGCACAGCAGCAAATGTTGTAAATGTATACTTACCCTAACTGCTATCTACTGCATGTAGATTAAATTTCTAGCACCAGTACGCATGTTTTCATACTATCTTAGTGTGAGCCTCAAATTTGCCATTTTGTTCCATTTCCTCCGGTTGAGGAGATCTTTCTCCCTAAGATTGTAGCCATTTGCCACAcagcaattaatttaaaaaatggggggaaacAGCTTGTTTACAAATCTATGCACAAACTGAGACCAAGTTCATAATACTTCTgccaaaataagcaaaaaaatgtTTCTCGCCCTTATTATTGGTTTAACACATCCCAATATCCCTTGCATAGAAAACTGATCCAGCAaaccaaaagagagagagagagtaatacAGGCCTTGTTTCTCTTGTATATTTGATGCTAATGTAGTTTACTTTATGTCTCTGAGGCTATTCTTCCAATTCCTTGTGAAGAAAATCTCCCCCCATCTAAGATTAAAAGTCTGCCCTACCCACATTTTGCACCCACTGTTTACAATTTTCATTTGCACATAtagtgtatatacagtgttccctcaattttcgcgggttctaacttcgcgaaaagtctataccatggtttttcaaaaatattaattaaaaaatacttcacagtttttccccctataccatggtttttcccacctgatgatgtcatatgtcactgccaaacattcgtctgcctttaataaatatttattttaataaactttaataaataaatatggtgagtaataatctaagtggttgctaagggaatgggaaatcacaatttaggggtttaaagtgttaagggaaggcttgtgatactgttcatagccaaaaatagtgtatttacttccacatctctacttcgcggaaattcgactttcgcgggcagtctcggaatgcatcccccacggaaatcgagggaacactgtatacagaatCCCATTTCTCTGCAAACTGCGCTGtattgcttcctcccaggagagtttTCTTGAAATTACTAAATACTTCCGCCCggccccctccccaaaaaggccttttaaaaaatctatgcAGAGGATAGAATGGAGCCTCATTTCTTATAGGAAAGATTTGGAAAGATCGCTTCTGAGGGGAAGAAGCTATTTTCGGTGAACCTAGATTGGGAGGGAAACAGGACTCTTCAAATTGTACAGAGATGTATGCACCTAGGATGAGAAACGTGACAGTTTATCTCCTGAACCCAGGATTTCTTAAATTTTCAGCATGAAGTCTAGTAACAGAATGCAGCCAACTCATAACTAGCACTCTAGATGGCTAACTGTGCCTTGCGGGACAATCTTGCTTGAGGTGTTCTGTGCCGATTGTCTCATTTATGCCCAGGGACTGCTTGTTGCACAACATGACAGTTACTTTCTCCCTGGGAGCACAGCACGAAAGGGACTttatgttctccccccccccctcttttttttttctcccactcTCTATTCAACATAATTAAGAGAAAAATTGGGTGAGGGTAAAAGGTTGTTGTTTTTCTGGTTGTtctgcggggtggggtggggggagagaaatgccTGCCCACTTATCATAATGTTTCCCTTTTGTAGACTCTCTCGGAGATTGGTGTTGCTTAAGCAGATGGAGAGTCATCTAAGAGACAAAGACGCCGCCGAGCAAGCATGGTGCACGCAAAAAGCTGATGCAGCTCATAAAAAGAAATGTATCACTTTTAAATGTAAGTTTTTGGGACTTGGAAAGCCGGTAACTTTACTGCAAAACAGCCACATAGCATTGACTGGATTGCTTCCTGATTAATTCTGAAATGGTGACTAACACTTTTAATTGCATCCAGCCAAAAATGAAGACGTGTAATCCTGCAGCATGTCAAGCATATACATTTATAACCAAAATAAAAAGATTAGAGGTTCTAGGGCTCTGAGAATCTGCCTTCTCTGAATCAGAATTCTGGTTCATCACGTGCAAACAGTGACTGTTCTTGAAAATCTTTCTCTCATTATTTTGATAGTTATCCTTAATTTTCTTGTCCTCTAGTGCCTAGGAATATGCTGGTTGAACCCAGAACTATCATCTTAGCTGCTCTGGGTAACCATAACCATAGCCCTTTCCTTAGTGTGTTCATTGAATCATAGACAAATCCCACAAAAATTGCTCATTAAGTAGCCTATTTCACAAATGGTCTCTTAAATAGCCCAGTAAATTGATTGAACAAGGCGATAAAGTATTTCCCTAGCTTTCAGCTTTATGTTTGAATTGACCAGAACTTGACATACTGTTAAAAGTATTGTTCCTAAAACAGTGCGCTGATTGTTTTTAGAATTACTGAATTGCTGTCATTTTTTTAATCAAGAGATCAACTAAGTTTTTGTTGCATTATTATTGCTATCAGTTAAATGTAATATCTGCATTGTTGGCACCTTAATTAAAGCAAcaactttctctctgttctttcatTAGCTCCCAGATTCATGTGTTTAGCATTAAGCTTAAAACAAGTGTCCTTGTTATTCAACAACATACCCTCCATTGTTTACACATTTTCAGTTTCTTTTAGATACTGCATACATTCATGTTTATCTGCAGTGCTGCCTCTGATTTTGACCCTGCCTCTTCTCTCTACTCTTACAAGTTTCcttgtgatttttaaaatgtagttcCACTCCTCAACTATACAACGACCTCTTGCTTTTCTGAGACGAAGCCTTTTTGTCCTTATTGCTCCTTGCACCTAATTCCATCTGGATTTcttatttgtaatttattttattgtgcCAAGCCAATCAGCAGAAGAAAAATACAAATGCATACAGTAATATTAAAAGAGTCATACAATTTAAACATAACAATTAACAAGGTTGGGGGAGGGGAGATcctatttatttgttaaaaaaaagactAATTCAAATGTTGATAAATAATACATATTATTTGCTGCATATCAGATGCAGATTTATCCTTCCGGTATTGCATAATAATTCTATTAACCAATTCCCATGCCaagaaaatcccccccaaaattaaTATGTATTGCCTAGTTTTTAATGTGTTATTTCTTTGATTGTAATTTCTTTGATTATTGTGACCCACTCAAGGTCTCTTATTTCTTTTAAGCCAAGTGCAATGTTTAATTTTACGATAATCATAATTTTATACCAAAATTAAATTGCTTCAAATTTTGTTTATAGAAAAGGAGGGAACTTTCTTCTTTGCAGTTAGGTGTACTAATTTGATACATCTATTGCAAATAGGACTATCTGTTTCCCACTGTGGAGAATGAGACCAGCTACTTGGGAGACACAAGTTCATTCTAGTTGATCTTTGTTAATTTAACATGTTAAAAGAATTATAGCATTGCTATTGTATTATATTGATCATGAAtgtatacatattttttaaagttgcaAATTCCCTCCATAACCAAGCCTATAATACGATGGAGCCCTAGCAATTTTGTGATTTGCAGTCCCACAGAACTATTAAGATGGACGCCTAGCCATTAAAAATTATCTACCATCATATGTTGAGAACTTTAAAGCTTTTTGCGCTATATCCAagcattaaaaattatttttaataattattaaattattaaagcaCTCAAAAAGCCTAAGGCAAGTAAGTATGTGCAAAACTTACTGTTCCTGCCCtgaaatatatatctatataacgTATATATTTAGTATAGAACAATAAGTTTCTCTTTAGAAAATTAACTTCTGAAAAACTGCCCAACTATCCTCAGAATGGCTAAATAA
This genomic interval carries:
- the CEP15 gene encoding centrosomal protein 15, whose product is MASCLAQEIQLAKHYEEVLSRRLVLLKQMESHLRDKDAAEQAWCTQKADAAHKKKCITFKCKFLGLGKPVTLLQNSHITLYWAKVEESIPKWEPFFKGRMQAPIGFFKKSHQQYSTEDQYQDK